A part of Prionailurus viverrinus isolate Anna chromosome E1, UM_Priviv_1.0, whole genome shotgun sequence genomic DNA contains:
- the ATP2A3 gene encoding sarcoplasmic/endoplasmic reticulum calcium ATPase 3 isoform X3: MGCPSPLLDVSQELPTEEGKSLWELVLEQFEDLLVRILLLAALVSFVLAWFEEGEETTTAFVEPLVIMLILVANAIVGVWQERNAESAIEALKEYEPEMGKVIRSDRKGVQRVRARDIVPGDIVEVAVGDKVPADLRLLEIKSTTLRVDQSILTGESVSVTKHTDAILDPRAVNQDKKNMLFSGTNIASGKALGVAVATGLHTELGKIRSQMAAVEPERTPLQHKLDEFGRQLSRAISVICVAVWVINISHFADPAHGGSWLRGAVYYFKIAVALAVAAIPEGLPAVITTCLALGTRRMARKNAIVRSLPSVETLGCTSVICSDKTGTLTTNQMSVCRMFVVAEAEASSCRLHEFTISGTTYAPEGEVRQAEQLVRCGQFDGLVELATICALCNDSALDYNEAKGVYEKVGEATETALTCLVEKMNVFDTNLQALSRVERASACNAVIKQLMRKEFTLEFSRDRKSMSVYCTPTRPGLAAQGSKMFVKGAPESVIERCSSVRVGSRTVPLNATSREQILAKIRDWGSGSDTLRCLALATRDAPPRKEDMQLDDCGKFAQYEMDLTFVGCVGMLDPPRPEVAACIARCHQAGIRVVMITGDNKGTAVAICRRLGIFKDTEDVVGKAYTGREFDDLSPEQQRQACRTACCFARVEPAHKSRIVENLQSFNEITAMTGDGVNDAPALKKAEIGIAMGSGTAVAKSAAEMVLSDDNFASIVAAVEEGRAIYNNMKQFIRYLISSNVGEVVCIFLTAILGLPEALIPVQLLWVNLVTDGLPATALGFNPPDLDIMEKLPRNPREALISGWLFFRYLAIGVYVGLATVAAATWWFLYDAEGPHVTFYQLRNFLKCSEDNPLFADIDCEVFESRFPTTMALSVLVTIEMCNALNSVSENQSLLRMPPWLNPWLLAAVAMSMALHFLILLVPPLPLIFQVTPLSGRQWVVVLQISLPVILLDEALKYLSRNHVDEEKDKK, translated from the exons ATGGGCTGCCCATCACCTTTGCTGGATGTGAGCCAAG AGCTCCCAACTGAAGAAG GGAAGTCCCTGTGGGAGCTGGTGCTGGAGCAGTTTGAAGACCTCCTGGTGCGCATCCTGCTGTTGGCTGCCCTGGTCTCCTTC GTCCTGGCCTGGTTTGAGGAGGGCGAGGAGACCACAACAGCCTTCGTGGAGCCTCTGGTCATCATGCTGATCCTCGTGGCCAATGCCATCGTGGGCGTATGGCAG GAACGCAATGCTGAGAGTGCCATTGAGGCCCTGAAAGAGTATGAGCCTGAGATGGGTAAGGTGATCCGCTCGGACCGCAAGGGCGTGCAGAGGGTCCGCGCCCGGGACATCGTCCCTGGAGACATCGTGGAAGTAGCAG TGGGAGACAAAGTGCCCGCTGACCTCCGCCTCCTCGAGATCAAGTCCACCACTCTGAGAGTGGACCAGTCCATCCTGACAG GTGAATCCGTGTCTGTGACCAAACACACAGATGCTATCCTGGATCCCAGAGCTGTGAACCAGGACAAGAAGAACATGCTATTCTCT GGTACCAACATCGCATCGGGCAAGGCACTGGGGGTGGCAGTGGCCACAGGCCTGCACACAGAGCTGGGTAAGATCCGGAGTCAGATGGCGGCAGTGGAGCCAGAGCGGACACCGCTGCAGCACAAGCTGGATGAGTTCGGGCGGCAGCTGTCCCGTGCCATCTCTGTGATCTGTGTGGCCGTGTGGGTCATCAACATCAGCCACTTCGCTGACCCAGCCCATGGTGGCTCCTGGCTTCGTGGTGCCGTCTACTACTTCAAGATTGCCGTGGCTCTGGCTGTGGCTGCCATCCCTGAGGGCCTCCCAGCTGTTATCACTACATGCCTGGCTCTGGGCACACGGCGCATGGCACGCAAGAATGCCATTGTGCGGAGTCTGCCCTCTGTGGAGACGCTGGGCTGCACCTCGGTCATCTGCTCTGACAAGACAGGCACACTCACCACCAATCAGATGTCTGTCTGCCGG ATGTTCGTGGTAGCCGAAGCTGAAGCAAGCTCCTGCCGTTTGCACGAGTTCACCATCTCCGGCACCACTTACGCCCCGGAGGGCGAAGT GAGGCAGGCGGAGCAGCTTGTGCGCTGTGGGCAGTTCGATGGGCTGGTGGAGCTGGCGACAATCTGTGCCCTGTGCAACGACTCAGCGCTGGACTACAATGAG GCTAAGGGCGTATATGAGAAGGTGGGAGAGGCCACGGAGACAGCTCTGACTTGCCTGGTGGAGAAAATGAACGTGTTTGACACCAACCTCCAGGCCCTGTCCCGAGTGGAACGAGCCAGTGCCTGCAATGCG GTCATCAAGCAGCTGATGCGGAAGGAGTTTACTTTGGAGTTCTCCCGGGACCGGAAGTCCATGTCAGTGTACTGCACGCCCACTCGCCCTGGCCTGGCAGCCCAGGGCAGCAAGATGTTTGTGAAG GGGGCTCCTGAGAGTGTGATCGAGCGCTGCAGCTCAGTCCGAGTGGGAAGCCGCACAGTACCCCTGAACGCCACCTCCAGGGAGCAGATCCTCGCCAAGATCCGGGATTGGGGCTCCGGCTCAGACACACTGCGTTGCCTGGCACTGGCCACTCGGGATGCACCCCCAAGGAAGGAGGACATGCAGCTGGATGACTGCGGCAAATTTGCGCAGTACGAG ATGGACCTGACTTTTGTGGGCTGCGTGGGCATGCTGGACCCTCCAAGGCCCGAGGTGGCTGCTTGCATCGCACGCTGCCACCAGGCCGGCATCCGTGTGGTCATGATCACAGGGGACAACAAAGGCACAGCTGTGGCCATCTGCCGCCGGCTTGGCATCTTCAAGGACACAGAGGATGTGGTGGGCAAGGCCTACACGGGTCGCGAATTCGATGACCTCAGCCCTGAGCAGCAACGCCAGGCCTGCCGCACAGCGTGCTGCTTCGCCCGTGTGGAACCTGCACACAAGTCCCGAATTGTAGAGAACCTACAGTCCTTCAATGAGATCACCGCCATG ACTGGAGACGGGGTGAATGATGCCCCGGCTCTGAAGAAAGCAGAGATTGGCATTGCCATGGGCTCCGGCACAGCTGTGGCCAAGTCGGCAGCTGAGATGGTGCTGTCAGATGACAACTTTGCCTCAATTGTGGCTGCAGTGGAGGAGGGCCGGGCCATCTACAACAACATGAAGCAATTCATCCGCTACCTCATCTCCTCCAATGTCGGCGAGGTTGTCTG CATCTTCCTCACGGCAATTCTGGGCCTGCCGGAAGCCCTGATCCCTGTGCAGCTGCTCTGGGTGAACCTGGTGACGGATGGCTTACCTGCCACAGCCCTGGGTTTCAACCCACCAGACCTGGACATCATGGAGAAGCTGCCCCGGAACCCTCGTGAGGCCCTCATCAGTGGCTGGCTCTTTTTTCGATATCTGGCTATTGGAG TGTACGTAGGCCTGGCCACGGTGGCTGCCGCCACCTGGTGGTTCCTATATGATGCCGAGGGACCTCACGTCACCTTCTACCAGCTG AGGAACTTCCTGAAGTGCTCCGAGGACAACCCACTCTTTGCTGACATTGACTGCGAGGTCTTCGAGTCACGCTTCCCCACAACCATGGCCTTGTCTGTGCTGGTGACCATTGAAATGTGCAATGCCCTCAACAG TGTCTCGGAGAACCAGTCGCTGCTGCGGATGCCACCCTGGCTGAACCCTTGGCTGCTGGCAGCTGTGGCCATGTCCATGGCCCTGCACTTCCTCATCCTGCTGGTGCCACCCCTGCCC cttaTTTTCCAGGTGACCCCACTGAGTGGGCGCCAGTGGGTAGTGGTGCTCCAGATATCTCTGCCTGTCATCCTGCTTGATGAGGCCCTCAAGTACCTGTCCCGGAACCACGTGGATG aagaaaaggacaagaaGTGA